The Vidua chalybeata isolate OUT-0048 chromosome 6, bVidCha1 merged haplotype, whole genome shotgun sequence genome has a segment encoding these proteins:
- the BMF gene encoding bcl-2-modifying factor: protein MDRPSYLEEDYSSLDGLDDDVFHSDDFGLAGQPSEMTATGFFTQNQSYSCLLGRFQLFPLTHCCGPGIRHPEQQDKATQTLSPSSSSQDVMLPCGVTEEPRRLFYGSAGYRLHVPPAGFVLDPHLQEEPQEGQREARAEVQIARKLQCIADQFHRLHIQRHQQNRNQVWWQLFLFLHNLALNTEVNRNHTGQR from the exons ATGGATCGTCCCAGCTACCTGGAAGAGGACTATTCTAGCCTGGATGGGCTGGACGATGACGTGTTTCACTCTGATGACTTTGGACTTGCAGGTCAGCCTAGTGAGATGACTGCAACTGGCTTTTTCACACAGAACCAGTCCTACAGCTGCCTTCTGGGGAGGTTTCAACTATTCCCCCTCACACACTGCTGTGGTCCCGGTATCAGGCAtcctgagcagcaggacaaggcaACCCAAACACTCAGCCCATCCTCTTCCAGTCAGGATGTTATGTTGCCTTGTGGAGTCACTGAAGAGCCAAGGAGACTCTTCTATG GGAGTGCTGGTTACCGTTTACATGTCCCTCCAGCTGGCTTTGTGTTGGATCCGCACCTCCAGGAGGAACCTCAGGAAGGTCAGCGGGAAGCACGTGCTGAGGTGCAGATTGCACGGAAGTTGCAGTGCATTGCCGACCAGTTCCACCGGCTCCACATACAGAGG CATCAGCAGAACAGAAATCAAGTGTGGTGgcagctttttctcttcctacaCAACTTGGCCTTAAACACGGAGGTGAATAGGAACCACACTGGGCAGAGGTGA